The Patescibacteria group bacterium genome includes a region encoding these proteins:
- a CDS encoding DNA-processing protein DprA, translated as MESGGLIISEYEGEMKPALWTYPQRNRIVAGLSKALLVIEAGEKSGCLITANCAKKFGRKVFATPGPITGSLSKGTNLLIKNGAEMVLSAEDVLRGMGAAPEDEGLSPREGMGAAPVAGAAPEARILRKLEQEPMGIDELSRGLEMSVSELSVKLSLMEIRGLIKLRGGKYNTK; from the coding sequence TTGGAGAGCGGGGGGCTAATAATTTCTGAATATGAAGGGGAGATGAAGCCGGCGCTTTGGACTTATCCTCAAAGAAACAGAATTGTGGCTGGTTTATCAAAGGCGCTTTTGGTGATTGAGGCGGGAGAAAAGAGCGGTTGTTTGATTACTGCTAATTGCGCGAAGAAGTTTGGCCGAAAGGTTTTTGCCACGCCAGGGCCGATAACGGGTTCGTTGTCAAAGGGGACTAATTTATTAATTAAGAATGGGGCGGAAATGGTTTTGAGCGCGGAGGATGTTTTAAGGGGGATGGGGGCAGCCCCCGAAGACGAGGGACTGTCCCCAAGAGAGGGGATGGGGGCTGCCCCCGTTGCGGGGGCAGCCCCCGAAGCCAGGATTTTAAGAAAATTAGAGCAGGAGCCGATGGGGATAGATGAATTATCGCGCGGTTTGGAAATGTCGGTTTCGGAATTAAGTGTTAAGTTATCGTTGATGGAAATTAGGGGGCTAATTAAATTAAGAGGAGGGAAGTATAATACTAAATAG
- a CDS encoding DNA-protecting protein DprA → MIIYKEDEEYPELLKQTKGAPKQLYYKGDFDLSIFENCLAVIGSRRLTSYGERIMEQIVGEIAMAGITIVSGFMYGGDAAAHEAAIKAGGRTIAVMPCGIDLIHPAHQKKTL, encoded by the coding sequence ATGATAATTTACAAGGAAGATGAAGAGTATCCTGAACTTTTAAAACAAACTAAGGGCGCGCCTAAGCAATTGTATTATAAAGGCGATTTTGACTTGAGTATTTTTGAAAATTGTTTGGCGGTTATTGGGAGCAGGAGATTGACTTCTTATGGCGAGCGGATAATGGAGCAGATAGTTGGCGAAATCGCGATGGCTGGAATTACGATTGTTTCTGGATTTATGTATGGAGGCGATGCGGCGGCTCATGAAGCGGCGATTAAAGCGGGCGGGCGAACGATTGCGGTGATGCCATGCGGGATTGATTTAATTCATCCGGCTCATCAAAAAAAAACTTTATAA
- a CDS encoding ATP-binding protein, producing the protein MIKRNLFLELKDHLNKKEISLIIGPRQAGKTTLMSLLAVHLNKIGEATVSLNFDIERDREFLSSQEKLLKKIELEIGKKKGYVFLDEIQRKEDAGLFLKGLYDMNLPYKFIVSGSGSVELKEKIHESLVGRKRMFELGTVSFDEFVNFRTDYKYENKLNDFFEIEKSQARLLFEEFLNYGGYPKVVLEETKEEKIKTIDEIYRSYVEKDISYLLGVQKTDDFTRLLRLIAGQIGNLVNISELSATLGISIPTVKNYLWYLEKTFILEKVTPYFKNARKEITKAPVYYFYDIGLRNYAAGDFGRISLEDNIGFVFENYVFSVLKEKTRHSSSSIHFWRSKDGAEVDFIINSGRTVIPVEAKKQNLRQSEITRSLRSFITKYSPEEAWVVNLTLSDEIIVRNTAMRFVPYYGLRLELFLL; encoded by the coding sequence ATGATTAAAAGAAACCTTTTTTTAGAGTTAAAAGACCATTTAAACAAAAAAGAAATCAGTTTGATTATCGGACCAAGACAAGCCGGAAAAACAACCTTGATGTCTCTTTTAGCTGTTCATTTAAATAAAATAGGGGAAGCTACGGTTAGTTTGAATTTTGACATAGAAAGAGACAGGGAATTTTTGAGCTCGCAAGAAAAATTACTTAAGAAAATTGAATTGGAAATTGGTAAAAAGAAGGGTTATGTTTTTTTGGATGAAATACAAAGAAAAGAAGACGCTGGTCTTTTTCTTAAGGGTTTGTATGATATGAACTTGCCGTATAAATTTATCGTTTCTGGCTCGGGCAGTGTTGAACTTAAAGAAAAAATTCATGAATCGCTGGTTGGTAGAAAAAGAATGTTTGAACTTGGCACAGTGTCTTTTGATGAGTTTGTAAATTTTAGAACCGATTATAAATACGAAAATAAATTAAACGATTTTTTTGAAATAGAAAAATCACAAGCCCGTTTGCTCTTTGAAGAATTTTTAAATTATGGTGGTTATCCAAAAGTTGTTTTAGAGGAAACAAAAGAAGAAAAGATAAAAACAATAGACGAAATTTATAGAAGCTATGTTGAAAAAGATATTTCCTATCTTTTAGGCGTACAAAAAACAGATGATTTTACTCGTCTGTTAAGATTAATAGCTGGTCAAATAGGGAATTTAGTGAACATCTCCGAACTTTCGGCCACTTTAGGAATTTCAATTCCGACTGTCAAAAATTACCTTTGGTACTTGGAAAAGACATTTATTTTAGAAAAAGTTACTCCTTATTTTAAAAACGCTCGCAAGGAAATAACAAAAGCGCCCGTGTATTATTTTTATGATATCGGCTTGCGGAATTACGCGGCTGGAGATTTTGGGCGGATTAGTTTGGAAGATAATATTGGATTTGTATTTGAAAATTATGTTTTTAGCGTTCTTAAAGAAAAAACAAGGCATTCGTCATCGTCTATTCATTTTTGGCGCTCTAAAGACGGCGCGGAAGTAGATTTTATTATTAACTCTGGTAGAACCGTTATTCCCGTGGAGGCAAAAAAACAAAATTTACGACAGTCGGAAATTACCCGCTCGCTTCGTAGTTTTATAACTAAATATAGCCCAGAAGAAGCTTGGGTGGTGAATTTAACTTTAAGTGATGAAATAATAGTTAGAAACACAGCAATGCGTTTTGTCCCATACTACGGGCTTCGGCTGGAGTTGTTTCTTTTATGA